In a genomic window of Algoriphagus halophilus:
- a CDS encoding gluconokinase, with product MLIIVTGVSGTGKTTIGKGLSNHFNLPFFDADNFHPPENIEKMSNGFPLDDKDRLPWLQALANQLKESEKSSGAVLACSALKQSYRDILQVNDQVKWIHLEGDRDLIWERMLARKNHYMKASMLDSQIATWEEPDFGLKLSIANAPEKMIEEAIAYIHK from the coding sequence ATGCTAATTATCGTTACAGGAGTTTCAGGGACAGGCAAAACTACCATTGGAAAAGGTCTCTCAAATCATTTCAATTTACCATTTTTTGATGCAGATAACTTCCATCCCCCAGAGAATATAGAAAAAATGAGCAATGGCTTTCCTCTGGATGATAAGGATCGATTACCCTGGCTTCAAGCATTGGCAAATCAATTAAAGGAATCTGAGAAATCTAGCGGAGCTGTTTTAGCTTGCTCTGCTTTGAAGCAATCTTACCGGGATATTTTACAAGTCAATGATCAGGTAAAATGGATACACCTGGAAGGAGATAGGGATTTGATTTGGGAGCGGATGTTGGCCCGAAAGAACCACTACATGAAAGCCAGTATGTTAGATTCTCAGATTGCAACCTGGGAAGAGCCTGATTTTGGGCTCAAATTATCTATTGCCAATGCCCCAGAAAAAATGATTGAAGAAGCCATCGCCTACATCCATAAATAG
- a CDS encoding amidohydrolase family protein codes for MKHPVLFVAICLLSFTYLQAQVQVIQNVHVLSMEDDSILENQAIRVENGKIVEVVPMTKVARRPNETIIEGNGAYVFPGLAEFHSHIPVAQSGNTQLQEEAMWLYLANGVLRVRGMIGHASHLPLKARIEAGTLPGPRLFLSGPSFSGGSVSSPEQAAQMVRDEKAAGYDHLKLHPGLEMDEFLVIAKTAKELDIPFGGHVSLDVGLKASLENGYKSIEHMDGYVEALLPDYSKVFDSDVAGPFTMLLVGEVDMDKLPELVQMSLDHKVWIAPTLTLFDRYFGSKPAEEYRNIPEMKYMSAAQVQNWINAKTPYEEAGILTKENVQPYLDFRNKLLMTLHQAGVPVLMTSDSPQVFNVPGFSIHHEIELMSDAGMSNYEILKSGSINPALYFEEEGQWGVIKKGASADFVLVKENPLKDLETLKTPIGVMMKGAYYDRNRLDLELAKIESNHQR; via the coding sequence ATGAAGCACCCTGTTTTATTTGTCGCAATCTGCCTTTTGTCCTTTACTTACCTACAAGCTCAAGTTCAGGTAATTCAAAATGTCCACGTGCTCAGTATGGAAGATGATTCCATCTTGGAAAACCAGGCTATTCGGGTAGAAAATGGAAAAATTGTGGAGGTTGTTCCGATGACAAAAGTGGCCAGACGTCCCAATGAAACTATCATTGAAGGAAATGGAGCATACGTTTTTCCAGGTCTAGCAGAGTTTCACTCTCATATTCCTGTGGCTCAAAGTGGAAATACTCAATTACAAGAAGAAGCCATGTGGCTCTATTTGGCAAATGGGGTGTTAAGAGTGAGAGGAATGATCGGGCATGCTTCACATTTACCTTTAAAAGCAAGAATTGAAGCTGGAACCTTACCAGGTCCCCGATTATTTCTTTCAGGTCCCTCATTCAGCGGAGGTTCTGTTTCCTCTCCGGAACAAGCTGCACAGATGGTAAGAGATGAAAAGGCTGCTGGCTATGATCATCTAAAACTCCATCCAGGGTTAGAAATGGACGAATTTTTGGTCATTGCAAAAACTGCCAAGGAATTGGATATTCCATTTGGAGGGCATGTTTCCTTAGATGTAGGCCTTAAAGCCAGTTTGGAAAACGGCTATAAATCCATTGAGCATATGGATGGATATGTGGAAGCCTTATTGCCTGACTATTCAAAAGTTTTTGATTCAGATGTGGCAGGTCCTTTTACCATGCTATTGGTGGGAGAAGTGGATATGGATAAACTGCCTGAACTTGTTCAAATGAGTTTAGATCATAAAGTTTGGATAGCACCTACCTTGACCTTATTTGATCGATATTTTGGGTCAAAGCCTGCTGAAGAATATAGAAACATTCCTGAAATGAAATACATGTCAGCGGCCCAGGTGCAGAACTGGATCAATGCCAAAACTCCCTATGAGGAAGCTGGAATTTTGACCAAAGAAAATGTGCAGCCTTACCTGGATTTTCGAAATAAATTATTGATGACTTTGCATCAAGCAGGTGTTCCTGTTTTGATGACATCGGACTCTCCTCAGGTTTTTAATGTCCCAGGATTTTCTATCCATCACGAAATCGAATTAATGTCCGATGCTGGTATGTCCAATTATGAAATTCTAAAGTCCGGTTCGATAAATCCTGCCCTGTATTTTGAGGAAGAAGGCCAATGGGGAGTAATCAAAAAAGGAGCTTCAGCAGATTTTGTTTTGGTTAAGGAAAACCCATTGAAAGATTTAGAGACGTTGAAGACACCGATCGGAGTGATGATGAAAGGAGCGTATTATGATCGGAATAGACTGGATCTAGAGTTAGCAAAAATTGAGTCAAACCATCAACGATAA
- a CDS encoding aldose epimerase family protein produces MYQTNKLFYWLLVSMMIFACQNKPSERTEMDDSKEINFEMKVEKVGEWESNDVYKYDLDNGFMQVQMTNFGGIISRILVPDKDGNLENVVLALDSIPQYFTGNGPYLGAAVGRYANRIGGASFELDGVTYEITKNLGENHLHGGRKGFGVQVWDAEPFDTDQSIGVKMHYLSKDGEEGYPGNLDTWLYMELTADNELKVRFESTTDQKTVVNLTNHSYFNLGGITRDVKDHEVQILADSYTETDDRLIPTGNLLDVEGTPLDFQTPKNLGQQMELNGGGYDHNFVTKKENSSDLIAIAKVKHPDTGRVMEVFSTAPGVQFYTANGMRDFKGADGKVYQPFWAFCLEPQAWPDSPNKPSFPSATLAPGEKYVHEIVYQFEIDK; encoded by the coding sequence ATGTACCAGACAAATAAATTATTCTACTGGCTTCTAGTATCCATGATGATTTTTGCCTGTCAGAATAAGCCCTCAGAACGAACTGAAATGGATGATTCAAAAGAAATAAACTTTGAAATGAAAGTAGAGAAAGTGGGAGAATGGGAAAGCAATGATGTGTACAAGTACGATTTAGATAATGGTTTCATGCAGGTCCAAATGACCAATTTTGGAGGGATCATCTCCAGGATACTTGTTCCTGATAAGGATGGGAATTTAGAAAATGTGGTCTTGGCATTGGATAGCATACCCCAATATTTCACAGGAAATGGACCTTATTTAGGCGCCGCTGTTGGTCGGTATGCCAATAGAATCGGAGGAGCATCATTTGAGCTGGATGGAGTGACTTATGAAATCACCAAAAACCTGGGAGAAAATCATTTGCATGGAGGAAGAAAAGGTTTCGGGGTACAAGTATGGGATGCTGAACCATTTGATACTGATCAATCGATTGGTGTCAAAATGCATTACCTCAGCAAAGATGGAGAAGAGGGTTATCCCGGAAATCTGGATACATGGCTGTACATGGAATTAACCGCTGATAATGAATTAAAAGTCAGGTTTGAGTCTACTACCGATCAAAAAACGGTCGTGAATTTGACCAATCATAGTTATTTCAATCTAGGCGGAATTACTAGAGATGTGAAGGATCATGAAGTACAGATTTTGGCAGATTCTTATACAGAAACAGACGATCGATTGATTCCAACAGGAAATCTATTGGATGTTGAAGGGACTCCTTTGGATTTTCAAACTCCAAAAAATCTAGGGCAGCAAATGGAATTGAATGGGGGTGGATATGATCATAATTTTGTGACCAAAAAAGAAAACTCTTCTGATTTGATTGCTATCGCAAAAGTAAAACATCCAGATACCGGTCGTGTCATGGAAGTTTTTAGCACGGCACCGGGTGTACAATTTTATACAGCCAATGGGATGCGGGATTTTAAGGGGGCTGACGGAAAAGTTTATCAACCTTTTTGGGCTTTTTGCCTAGAACCACAAGCTTGGCCTGATAGTCCTAATAAACCTTCTTTCCCATCCGCAACTTTGGCTCCGGGAGAGAAGTACGTCCATGAGATTGTGTATCAGTTTGAAATAGATAAATAA
- a CDS encoding DUF4142 domain-containing protein, translated as MKINFQKTTVNRLRMSGAVLMAAFTIGGLSSCDNEDDEPIVDTVSQQDMNFAISASQQANAQISFGQLALENGEDDSVLEYAQLIADSNIESKAELEALADGKDLQISDGITTEIQARYDELAALQGEEFDKEFINFQIDLLNNSMSMYENQIDNGENFTISGYAEKNLAIVKDHKAEAILVKAEIGLEGL; from the coding sequence ATGAAAATCAATTTTCAAAAAACTACAGTGAACAGGCTAAGAATGTCAGGAGCCGTATTGATGGCCGCATTTACTATTGGAGGATTGTCATCCTGCGATAATGAGGATGATGAGCCAATTGTGGATACCGTCAGTCAGCAAGATATGAACTTTGCTATTTCAGCATCTCAGCAGGCTAATGCACAAATCAGTTTTGGGCAATTGGCCTTGGAAAATGGGGAAGATGATTCTGTATTGGAATATGCGCAACTGATTGCAGATTCGAATATAGAGAGTAAAGCAGAATTGGAAGCCTTAGCAGACGGCAAGGATTTGCAAATTTCAGATGGAATTACTACCGAAATACAAGCAAGATATGACGAATTGGCTGCGCTCCAAGGAGAGGAATTTGATAAGGAGTTTATCAATTTTCAAATCGATTTATTAAATAACTCTATGTCCATGTATGAAAACCAAATTGACAATGGAGAGAATTTTACTATTTCAGGTTATGCCGAAAAAAACCTGGCAATAGTCAAAGATCATAAAGCGGAAGCAATTTTGGTGAAAGCTGAAATAGGTCTGGAAGGATTGTAA